The Myxococcales bacterium region GCGGCGTTCCCGTCGGCGAGCTCGAGTTCTTCGTGAACGAGATCGCGCCGCGGCCACACAACTCGGGCCACGTCACCCGCAAGGCGTGCTCGCTCAGCCAGTTCGAGTTGCTCGCGCGCATCTTGCTGGGCGTTCCCTTGACGAAGCCTGAGCTGCTCGGCCCGGCGACCTACGTCATGGGCAACCTCTTGGGCGACGTGTGGCTCGATCAGAGCGCCGCGCTCGAAGACCTCGACCTCCGCGCCGTCGCCAACTTCCCCGACGTCGACGAGGTGGTCCTCTACGGAAAGCGCGAAGCTCGGCGCCGCCGAAAGATGGGGCACTTCATTTGCCACGCCCCCGCCCCGGAGACCGCGGTCGCCCGCGCCCGCGCCTTCCGCGAGGCCCTTCGTCGAACGTCCTCGACGTAGGCAACGCGGCCCGCGTTTGGCGCCGGCGTTGGCCCCAATTTGGCGGGGATTTGCCTCGCCTCTAGGCAAGGACTCGACAGCGGCCCCGGGCGCGATAAATTGACGGGGCATGTCCCGAGTCGCCGCGCTCCTCGTCTTGGCCCTCGCAGCCGCCGGCTGCCAACGAGGCGCGTCGCTCGAGGAGCCAGCGCCAGGGCAGCAGCCACGCGCCGCGATCGCCCCCGCTCGTGCGCCCGCGGCACCGCCAACCGACAAGCCACTGCTGGACAAGCCGGCCGCGATCCCGGCGCACGTCCACAACCAGGACAAGCGCGGCGAGTACGAGCAACGCGTCGCCGATGCGCGGCGCACCGTCGACATCACGCTCTACGGGGCCTCGTGGTGCCCCTCGTGCAAGCAAGCGCGCGCGTGGCTCGACCAAAACGGAATGGCCTACGCCGAGCACGACATCCACAGCAGCGAGGAAGCGGGCCGCACCATGAGGCGCCTCAACCCGGCCGGCACGATCCCTGTGATCGATGTTGAGGGCGAGGTCGTCGTGGGCTTCGCGCCGGACGCCGTCGATCGCGCCATTCGCCGCAAAGCCGAACGCCGCGTCCAGAGGCTCTGAACGCGGCGCACCGACGACTCGCTCGTGGGGTCTCTCGTTCGTGGGTAGCTAGTTCACTTGGCCAATGCGGCCGCGATGTCCGCGTCGAGTTGAGCTTGTTCAGAAGCGGCCCCGTTGAGGAAGCTCGCGCTGTATCGCTTGATGAGCTTGCCGTCGCGACCGATGAGGAACTTCGCGAAGTTCCACTCGATCTTGCCAGCGGCGCCGGGCTGCGCCTTGAGCCACGTGTAGAGCGGGTGCTCGGCGCCAAACTTTGCGTCCGTGTTCACGGTGATCTTCTCGAACATCGGGAACGAGACGCCGTATTTGGTCGTGCACGCGGTGATCTCGACGGCGTCGCCGGGCTCCTGCCCACCAAACTGGTTGCACGGAAAGCCGAGCACGAAGAAGCCTGCGTCGCGGTGCTTCTCGTAGGGCGCCTGAAGCGGCCCGTATTGCGGCGTGTTGCCGCACTTGGACGCGACGTTGGTGACGAGCATGACTTTGTTTCGGTAGCGGCACAGTGGCACGGTCTCGGTGGCGGCGAGATCCTGGGCGCTGAACGCGTAGATCTGATTCGCG contains the following coding sequences:
- a CDS encoding glutaredoxin family protein — encoded protein: MSRVAALLVLALAAAGCQRGASLEEPAPGQQPRAAIAPARAPAAPPTDKPLLDKPAAIPAHVHNQDKRGEYEQRVADARRTVDITLYGASWCPSCKQARAWLDQNGMAYAEHDIHSSEEAGRTMRRLNPAGTIPVIDVEGEVVVGFAPDAVDRAIRRKAERRVQRL